The window ttggccGCGCTTCCCCGCTGCTATTCCCCACTTAGCCAAATTTTTCACAAACAAAAAAACGCTTTTAAAACCCCCGCTTAGTTGATGTGTTGTCTGAACAAGACATCAACACCTGTctttaaacataaaattaaaaggaaaaagacataaaactaataaaactaCCTAAATTAAATCATTTGTACAAAATACATTCTCTCTCCCCGTTCTTCCCCCTTTCTCAGCGAGCGAACCCTAGGTTCCAATTCGGCCGATTTCATCCTTAACTTTGTGCGCTAAAGGTTGATTTGTACCTAATAAACTGATGTTTGTTCGATTACAATACTCATTTGCTTCTTTAATTCGTTTTTTCAACAGATCTCAGAGTTCAGTTCGAGTGTGGAGTTTGTGGGTTTAGTGGGTGCTCGTACTTCAGTTCGAGTTTGGAGTCTGTGGGGTTTGGAGTTCGAGCTCGGAGTCTGTTCAAGCTCTGTTCAAGTCTATTCAAGCTCTGTTCGAGTTGGAGGAGgtaatttcttatttattactTGAGTTTGGGTATCCTTGTGgttgtatgtgtatgtatatatgtatttcagTGTGTGTTTTTGGAAAATGAGATAGTTTGTAGTTGTGGTTTTTGGAAAATGAGATagtatgtttatatgtatttgtatgtttatatgtatttgtatgttTGTAGTTGCTTATCATAAACTGATTGGAGTGGTTTTGTATATTGAATTAGTTAGCTAGTGTCCTTTGTTTTTGGTCTTACAAAGGATAGCTATTTTATATTGTTCAGTGTCgtatatatatgttcagtaaaCTTACAGTAAACTGGTTCTTATATTGTTCAGTGTCGTAGCTGTGAAAATTAGAATATTGTAGCAGTTAGATCACCTTGAATGTGGAGTATACTGAGAAGTGGATTTAAATTATACGTGTTACACAATTTTATGCTATCTGTTTTCTCTTTGGTCTTGTTAATGTGCACAATTTTCTTCGAGGTTTAAATGATTGCTATGTTGGTAAAACCTTAATTCTAAACTTAATACTGGAAAATGGAAATGGAAGTGTATATAGGTGATACACTTGTATATACCTTTTTTGCTTAATTCAGAATAATTTGCAAGATAGATTGGTGTTATTTTAAATGTCACAAGCATGTTAAGGTTAACATCTATAGCAGTTATTTTACCTTGAATGTGGTGGTGTACAGTGAGAAAAAGCAGATCAAAATGCTCTGTTTTAGACTGGAACAAAAGGTGTATATTGGTGATATACTTGTATTTACCTATTCTGCTTAATTCAGAAGTCTGCAACTTAGTGATTATTTTATAAGGATaggtattttattttatattggagTGGTTTGTGCTCatatgatatgatatatatatatgttctattATGTTATGTTTTTCTTAGTAACTAGGCTGTTTTCATAATAAGTAGGCACACTCACAACCCATCTGTCATTTTAGATATCAAATTTTAGCAAGTTATTTGACAAGTAATTTGACAATCAGGTAGTACTTTGGGGACAACATGGACAAGTCATGGATTGCGAAAGATAGGGATTCACTAGAATATGAAATGGGGGTCGAGcagtttttgatatttgctgAGGAGAACTCTTGTGACCCCAAAAAAATCCCCTGTCCTTGTTCACGTTGTGTCAACTTCAAGAAATATCCCGTAAAGATTATCAGGGGTCATTTGTACGAATATGAGTTTAGTTTAGGGTACGTTGATTGGATTTGGCATAAGGAAGAGTCTAGGACTAGGTCAGTAGTTGATAGTAATTGCCGAGGTCCTACCCCTGTCCCCGCTGCCCCCGTTGCCTCAGCTTCGGAAACAGTTAATGTTTGTGATGCTGCGTATAATTCAGGGGACTATGATAATGAATCGTACGAGTTTAGGAGGTTCTTGGCTGATGCTGAACAGCCTTTATTCGATGGTAGCGAATGTACCAAGTTAGAGTCGATGCTGAAATTACATAATTGGAAAGCTAGGTTTGGAATCAGTGATAGTGCATTCACAGATTTGCTTTCTTCTGTTGGATCACTCCTTCCCAAAGATAATGTCCTACCACAAAATGCATATGCAGCAAAGAAAACCTTGTCTGATTTAGGCCTAGAGTACGAAAAAATTCACGCTTGTCCAAACAACTGCATACTCTATCGGGGTGTATATTCTGATGTTTTTCAGTGTCCTAAGTGCCATGTATCTAGGTGGAAGGTAGGAAAACATGGTAAAGAAAGAGTCAATGTTCCGGCAAAAGTCATGTGGTATTTTCCAATTATTCCTAGATTTAGACGAATGTTTAAATCTCCTACCACCTCCGAACAAATGACTTGGCACGCAAAGCATCGAATACAAGACGGGAAGATGCGACATCCCGCTGACTCGCCTTCATGGAGAAATATTGATTATAGGTGGCCAGAATTTGGTAGCGAAGCAAAAAACATTCGCTTGGCTTTGTCGGCAGATGGGATAAATCCACATAATAATGGACTAACAAACAGATATACTTGTTGGCCGGTagttttagtaatatataacCTTCCTCCCTGGTTAGCCATGAAAAGGAAGTTTATGATGTTAACAATACTAGTTTCCGGTCCGCATGAGCCTGGTAATAACATCGACGTGTATTTACAGCCGTTAATTGATGATTTAAAGAAGCTTTGGGAAGAAGGCGAACCAAATGTGTATGATGCGCATAGTAAATCATATTTTACTTTGAGAGCAGTTTTGTTATGGACAATAAATGACTTTCCTGCCTACGGAAACTTGTCTGGCTGCGTTAATAAAGGTTATATGTGTTGTCCAGTATGCGGGGATGATACCGTTGCTAAATATTTGAGCCATAGTAGGAAGATGTGTTATTTAGGTCATCGACGTTATTTGCCTAGAAATCATCCTTATAGGAGGCAGCGGGCAGCATTTAATGGAGAACAGGAGTTGGGGCACGCACGGCAACCTCTTTCTGGAGAAGAGGTCTTAGCGCAGCAAGAAcggattaaatttgaatttgggAGGGAAGGAAGAAAGTCAAAGAAGGTGGACTGTCCATGGAAGAAGAAATCGATTTTTTTTGAGTTGGAATATTGGAAGTTTCACCATGTTCGTCATTGTCTTGATGTCATGCACGTCGAGAAGAATGTGTGTGATAGTGTGATTGGCACATTATTGAATATGAAATTTAAGTCTAAAGATACGGCTGCTTCTCGTCTTGACATGATTGATATGGGGGTCAGGGCTGATTTAGCTCCTGAAGTCGGAGTTAGGAAGACCTACTTGCCTCCTTCTGTTTTTAATTTGTCAAAGGCtgaaaaaaaggtagttttatCATCATTAATGCATATGAAACTTCCCTATGGACATGCGTCGAACATAAAAAATTGTGTTTCGATGGATGAATTGAAGATGTTTGGGATGAAGTCCCATGATTGTCACATCCTACTGCAGCAATTACTTCCTGTCGCAATTCGTTCGGTTCTTCCCAAACATGTGAGGGTCACAATAATAAGACTATGTTTCTTTTTTAATGCTTTATGCTGCAAAATTGTAGACGTGTCGAAACTAGATAAGTTACAAACAGATGTCATAGTGACCTTGTGTGACCTGGAAAAGATCTTTCCAGCAtcatttttttatgtaatgatACATCTGGTAGTTCACTTGGTTCGGGAATTGCGGTTATGTGGGCCAGTGTTTTATAGGTGGATGTATGCTTCTGAACGGTTTAATAAGGTATTGAAGAGTTACGTAAGAAACCATTATTATCCCGAAGGTTGTATAGCAGAAAGCTACCTCGGAGAAGAGTCGGTAGAATTCTGCCAAGAGTTTGTTAATCAAAGTTGCACCACTGCTGGTATTCGCAAAGATGCAGGAAAGCTAAGTGGTCCATTATCTGTTGTGATAATGAAATCAATTGAAGAAAAAGAGCGAGATGaggtgttagatataattgatgattactaatgttcttaaagtttgttttagaacagaagtgatcagagtttaaactggaagctgatcagagtttgatgaagctgatcagagtttagtaaagtctgaccagagtttgataaagtctgatcagagtttacatagtcaagactcgtcagagtttacacgtggaaagagctcagaagcggatatacttcaaggaaggatagaagcggaggagtgatttgctgactatggaaactaaacagaaaactggagcaatctttgattgatagaaaacatagctgatttataagatatcaaatcagagattgattttgtaactgtgtctatataaacacagaatagggttactctatatgagttgagttatcgagtacattgttaagaaccctagcagctcttagtgataatatatataaatcactgagagagtttttgtaaccattcaagctttgtgaataagagtttattgttttaaatctcttatattgtcatactgtgttacagattgtgatcactatatcatcctatatagtgagtttataggacctaacaagtggtatcagagcgagctctgttaagattactacagtgagatcttaatcacaatcatgtctgaaaaatcacaagcttcatcctttagagttccaatccttaaggcatctgaatatccagtctggaaagagagaatgatcatattcttagactctgttgatccagaatatcttgacaggatctatgatggaccacatatgcccaccaagctctctgttgggcttgcagatgaacctcagaagatggttccaaaagaaaagaaagattatacccctgaggacatcttgtcaattggtaaagactctaaggtgaaacaccttctgcacagtgcccttgataatgcaatgtctaatagggtaattgggtgcaaaactgctaaacaaatctgggatgctctggaaaccagatgtcagggaactcaggccataaagaaaaacagaaaaacaatccttacacaggagtatgagcactttgactcaaaatctggtgagtccttgacagatctgtatgacagatttgtcaaactgttgaatgacttatctctagtgaacaaggaatatgatcttgaagactcaaacctcaaattccttctggctcttcctgaaaaatgggatttgaaagtcactacaataagagacaatcttgatcttggagaaatgtctcttgatgatgtttatggaagactgaagactcatgaacttgagatggagcaaaggagcaaacgtcatggaggaaaatcaaagtctgttgctctaaaagttcaagaggaggctgctaaaagcaagggaaaagctcatgtcacaaagtctgacattgagtcatcaaactctgatgactcaaactctgatattccctcagactctgaagaaagtgatgatgagatgatgcagttagcagcattgatggtgaaaagcttcaagaagttggcctacaaaaagttcaacaaaggcaaaagtttttcaaggaaagacagaaactctgacagagtttatgataagaagaacttcaggaagaatgagggcaaggaagggaaagctggaaaggctgacaagtatacctgtttcaactgtggtgaaaagggtcactttgcatctgaatgcaagaaagccaagaaggaaaaagaaaaagcctttatcaccaagaaaggaaactggacagacacatctgattcagaagaagaagtcaattatgctctgatggcaaacactgacaacaactctgaatctactgctaaggtacctcattctactcttgcctttgatactgaagatataactgagttaagattgttccttaaaactttgcatatcagcttcagagatcagactttagagaatgaaagattaaaatctgaaactctaaatgtaaagaaaaggaatgattatctagaaaaagaattagttcagatgctagaagttcagaaaaaaAGAGATGATgatgtcattgtcaaagatgaattattaaagaggtatgcatctcttcaatcagaacttgctaaggaaagagacattattaaaacatggactaattcaggcaaaaccactcaggatatcttaggtagtggaaactggaaaaagggactaggttatactgataactcagaagctgagtcatcaaaaacagagtttgttaaaactcaaaaacctaaggttaaacctgttaaatttgttgctgaatcctctaagtctaaacagagtagaccaaaatcagagattaacaacaatttaaaatctgataaacccaaacaggttaacataggactgatgactcagaaacagcttaaacataagcttaaagaggtaaagtctgatgacaaaaacaaggagcctaggaaaaatagaaatggcaagattggtatagacaagagtaataactacatgcctattccaaatgcacctaggaagacatgccataactgtggtaatactaatcatcttgctaatttttgtaggaagaacaaagacattaactccttacctacaaagtctggagttagaaaaagtagtattagatataaaccacaagatccatgttttcattgtggtagtttatggcattctatttacacttgcaaagaatatcatagtttgtataatgattattatcaattgaaaccttctttgagaaaggttaataaaaactctgcaagtacaaaatctgtttctagtgcaaactctgatccaaagtctgttagctcaaaatctgataatgataattccgctgcaaaagctaacaaacttaataaggccaagggatccaagcaagtctgggtccttaaaactaacaattagtggtctttgtgattgcagggcaacaggaagaatattctagtcttggacagtggatgttcaggacacatgactggaaataaggccctgctgtcagagtttgtggagaaagctggcccaagtgtttcttatggagatggcaacataggaaggactctgggatatggcaacatcaatcttggaaatgtcatcatatcaaatgtagctcttgttcaagggctaaaacacaatttactctctgtcagtcagatctgtgacagaggatatcatgttgatttctatgaagaacacagtgagatagtaagcaagtcaacaggcaaggtggcagtgattgctcacagacatggaaatatttatgaaatccacttgcctataaactctgaaggaaaagcaatttggtTGTCAActagaatctctgcagaagaaagttggaagtggcacaagaagctctcacatctcaatttcaactccataaatgagcttataaagaaaaagcttgtgagaggactccctgaatcactactcacttcagatggtctttgtgatttctgtcaaaaggccaagcagagaaaaacatccttcaagagcaagactgaattctcaataaagaagccatattatcttctacatgttgatctatttggaccagttaatgtaccatccattgcaaggaagaaatatgctcttgtcattgttaatgagtataccagatacacttgggtatattttcttcactctaaagatgaaactgctttacatctgatggatcatgtgaagctactggatcatggatctgaagacaaagtgaagatcattagaagtgataatggaactgagttcagaaattcaacaatggaagatttccgcaaagaaagaggtgtagtgcaacaattttctgcacctggtacaccacagcaaaatggtgtagttgagaggaaaaacaggactcttatagaagctgccagaactatgcttgatgaggctaaactacctacttatttctgggcagaagctgttcaaacagcttgtttcactcaaaatgcaacactgattaataagcatggcaagaccccatatgagatggtaaagaaaaagaagccaaatctgaagtactttcacatatttgggtgcaaatgctttgtattgaagactcatccagaacagcttaccaagtttgatttaaaagctgatgaaggcatttttgtaggatatcctctgacaacaaaggccttcagagtctataatctaagaaccaaagtgatcatggaatccatacatgtgtcatttgatgacaaaagaattttGGGCTTAGAAGACATGGATAATCATGAAGAATTgcattttgagaatgaaggaatattctctgattcaacaaactctgatgaacagtcaaactctgactgtgagcaaaatacagcaaactctggtgaagaCTTAcaggttcatgatgatgaagcaattgttgagggggagcatcagaatgtttcagactctacccaagactcatcagagaatgctgcctcaaactcatcagagaatactgattcaaactctgatagcacaaatttagggggagctacagagaataatcaacagaatcaggagagcatggatcaagggggaggatccaatgatgaaaatggtcaacttctacatgctaggaagtggacaaaatctcacacacctgatttaataattggcaatccagaagcaggtgtgcaaacaaggacagctacagcaaatgagtgtttacatcattgctttctgtcacaaactgaacctaagaaagtggaggaagctcttcaagatgctgactggattcaagcaatgcaagaggagctaaatgagtttgagaggaacaaagtatggaccctagtaccaagacctaaagacagatccatagttggtacaaaatgggtgttcagaaacaaaactgacagtgagggtgtcattacaaggaataaagcaaggcttgtggcaaaagggtattcacaacaggaaggtattgattatgatgggacatttgctccagttgcaagattggaggcaattagaatctttctggcctatgctgctcacaagagattcaaggtatttcagatggatgtcaaaagtgcttttctaaatgggaaactggatgaggaggtatatattgaacaacctccaggctttgtggttccaaagcatccagactatgtctacagattggacaaagcactttatggactaaagcaggctccaagggcatggtatgaaactctagctcaatttcttcttgaaagtggatttactagaggtaccatagataaaaccctattttacttgaatcatggtaatgatctgcttttagttcaaatctatgttgatgatatcatttttggttccactaatgctaaactctttcaaagatttgccaagctcatgcagtctaggtaccaaatgagcatgatgggagaactcAGTTACTTtttgggtttacaagttaaacagactgaagatgggatttttataaatcaagccaagtataccagaattCTTTTGAAGAagtttggtatgcaagacagttcagctgcaactactcctatggcaacagcaaccaaactagacaaagatactggtgcatcagtggatatcacaaactatagaggaatgattggatctttgctttatctgactgcaagtagaccagacatcatgtatgccacatgtctatgtgcaagatttcaggcagatccaagagagcctcatctgattgcagtaaagaggatattcagatatctcaagggaaccacatcattgggattatggtatcctagagaatcagattttagtctaattggatactctgatgcagattttgcaggttgcaaaattgacaggaaaagcacaagtgggagttgtcaatttctgggtggaagactagttccttggtacagcaagaagcagaagtccatttcaacatcaacagcagagtcagagtatatagctgcaggcagctgctgtgctcaaattctttggatgaagaatcaactgttggactatgggttatccttttctaaaattcctatttattgtgataaccaaagtgctattgctatgacaggaaacccagttcaacattctctgacaaagcacatcagtataagatatcattttataagggagcatgtcgaggaaggaaccattgaacttcactttgttcctactgaacagcagctagcagatatattcaccaaaccactaagtgaagcaacctttactaggttggtgaatgagctaggaatgatatcaggaactgagtaaacataatggtcagatctttcaaatttcaattgtcaaattaccatatgtattgctcacaaatttgccatgatatactctgactgttaaaatctgatgacattctctgatgatatactctgtgtgctatactctgatatattctctgatcgtcattctctaacgatattctctgatgtttgtaaactctgaatcttgattaatgatctcattcttatttctctgagacaaataacctgtgaagatatt of the Daucus carota subsp. sativus chromosome 4, DH1 v3.0, whole genome shotgun sequence genome contains:
- the LOC135152252 gene encoding uncharacterized protein LOC135152252, which produces MRHPADSPSWRNIDYRWPEFGSEAKNIRLALSADGINPHNNGLTNRYTCWPVVLVIYNLPPWLAMKRKFMMLTILVSGPHEPGNNIDVYLQPLIDDLKKLWEEGEPNVYDAHSKSYFTLRAVLLWTINDFPAYGNLSGCVNKGYMCCPVCGDDTVAKYLSHSRKMCYLGHRRYLPRNHPYRRQRAAFNGEQELGHARQPLSGEEVLAQQERIKFEFGREGRKSKKVDCPWKKKSIFFELEYWKFHHVRHCLDVMHVEKNVCDSVIGTLLNMKFKSKDTAASRLDMIDMGVRADLAPEVGVRKTYLPPSVFNLSKAEKKVVLSSLMHMKLPYGHASNIKNCVSMDELKMFGMKSHDCHILLQQLLPVAIRSVLPKHVRVTIIRLCFFFNALCCKIVDVSKLDKLQTDVIVTLCDLEKIFPASFFYVMIHLVVHLVRELRLCGPVFYRWMYASERFNKVLKSYVRNHYYPEGCIAESYLGEESVEFCQEFVNQSCTTAGIRKDAGKLSGPLSVVIMKSIEEKERDEVLDIIDDY